The sequence TGAAATACGAATGGCGGAAAAAGGACAAGAATATTTACTTGCCCAAAGAACAACCGACGATCGTGACACTTCCTAAAATACAGTATTTGATGATTGAAGGGGAAGGAAACCCTAACGGCAGTGGTTTTTCTCAAACCATTGAGGCGCTTTACGCTTATTCTTATGCTTTAAAAATGTCCCCACGAAAAGGGATTGAAACAGCTGGTTATTATGATTACACTGTTTTTCCTTTAGAAGCTTTTTGGGATTCCAAAGTACCGGTTGTTAAGGGCGCCCCTCTTGACAAAGATCAGCTTCTTTATTGTATTATGATTCGACAACCAGAATTTATAACCGAAATGTTAGTAGAAAAAGTCGAAGAAACCGTTGCGAAGAAAGTGCCGAAAGAAATGCGTGACCGTGTCTTCTTACGATCCCTCGAGGAAGGTCGCAACTTACAAATTCTGCATGTAGGAAGTTACGATGATGAACCTCGAAGTTTCCAACGAATGTCAGACTATTGTGACGAACAGGGTCTGGAACGTATTGGACACGTTCACAAGGAAATCTATCTTTCCGATGCTCGAAAAGTGGCGCCAGATAAATTGAAAACAGTGTTGCGTTTTCCAATTAAATAGAACTATAGACTAAAAAAGGCAGTCAATTGAGTGATTTCTCAATTGACTGCCTTTCGTTAAAGAAAGCTGTTTTTAGTTTGTATAGTTGTCAAAATAGCCTTGGATAAAGACAATAGGAGTGCCTTTATCTCCGCTGCCTGAAGTTAAATCAGCTAATGATCCAATTAAATCCGTTAATTGACGTGGGGTTGTTCCTAGCGTTTCATTAGAACCAACAAGATCGACATCTTTATTGTCAATGAAGCTAGAAATGGCTTGTTTCAATTCTTCGCCTCTTAAATCAGCAAAATTGTTGTCAGCAAGGTATTTTAATTTTACTTCGCTAGGAGTTCCTTCAAGTCCTGATGTGTATGCGGGAGATACAACTGGATCAGCCAGTTCCCAAATCATTCCGACTGGATCTTTGAATGCTCCATCTCCATAAACCATGACTTCTACATTTTTACCAGTTTTTTCTTTAAGCATATGTTGGATTTGATCTACGACAGGTTGGCAATTGCGCGGAAACAGTTTTATGCTGTCTTCCGTTGCTGTATTTGAACCTAAAAGGCCAAATTCTTCATTATATCCACTGCCATCGATTGATTCAGCTAAGACATTATCAAGGCTGTAGATTTTTTCTCCGCCATTTGCTTTTAATATTTTTTTAGTTCTGTTTCTTGTGTGGATATCACAAGTCAAAACATTTTTTGTATAGTCAAGAATCGTTCTTGGGTTATTAGAGAAGATTATTTCGCATTCGGCTCCGGCTTCTTCTATTAATGATTTATAGAATTCAATATAATCAATACCTGTAAATGCATGTTTTTTATATCCGAAATGATTGCGGAATTCTTCTTCTGTTAAAACGTCAGTCCAAGGATTGACGCCTTTTTCATCAAGCATATCAAGATCAACTAAATGATTCCCAACTTCGTCTGCTGGATAGCTAAGCATCAAAACTATTTTTTTAGCTCCTTTAGCAATACCGCGCAAACAGTTTCCAAAACGGTTACGGCTTAAGATAGGAAAGATGACGCCGATCGTCTCTTGGCCAAATTTTGTTTGGATATCTTGAGCAATTTGATCTGTGGTTGCATAATTTCCTTGAGCCCGGGCAACGATCGATTCTGTGATCGCTACAATATCTTTATCAAGAATTTGAAAGCCTTCAGATTCTGAAGCAGCCAATACGCTTTCCATTACGATCTCTTCAATCCGATCTCCTTCATTAACAATAGGACAACGAAGCCCTCTAGTAACTGTTCCAACTACACGTTCCAATATAAACCGCTCCTTATAACTCTTAAAGTTTATTTAAACAATGATTCTATCTACTTGTAATATACCCCATTTTAGTGGTATAAGTAAAATTAATCTATTGAATGGTAGGTATAAGGAGTGATTATGTGGTAAGCAAATTAGATTTATATAAAGTATTTTGTACGGTCGGCAAAAGCGAGAGCTTTTCTCAAGCAGCAAAAGATATGTACATGACACAGCCGGCGGTAAGCCAAGCCATCAGGCAGTTAGAAAAAGAACTAGAGATACGCCTCTTTAATCGTACACCTAAAGGAGTCACTTTGACTCATGACGGGCTGCTTTTATTTGAATATGCTAACTCAGCGTTGAATTTGCTTCGTATCGGAGAAGAGAAAATGGTGGAATCCAAAAATTTAATGGCCGGAGAACTGAGAATAGGAGTAGGCGATACGATTTCAAGATATTTTCTGCTGCCTTATTTAGAGGCGTTTCATAATAGCTACCCTCAGATAAAATTTAAGATTTTTAATGGCACAACATTAGAACTTAGCGCACTATTAAAATCAGGCGAAGTCGATATCATTATTTGTAATTTTCCGTTAAATGACCCTGCATTAGAATTACGACCTTGCCTGGAAATCCAAGATATTTTTGTTTGCGGAGAGAAATACAAAAGCCGCTTAACAAAACCGTTAACTCTTACTGAAGTAGCAGCATTCCCGTCTATCTTACTTGAGCCGAAATCAATCTCTAGAAAGTATGTCGAAGATTATTTATTGACCAAAGGGATAAAAATCTCACCGGAATTTGAATTAGGTTCACATGATTTATTATTGGAATTCGCTAAAATAAATTTAGGGATCGCTTGTGTGACAAAAGAATTTTCGCAAGAATATTTAACCAAAGGATTAGTCTACGAAGTTCCTTTGGTTGAAGAAATACCTCAGAGAAACATAGGAGCCTGTTCGTTAAAAAGCGTCCCTTTATCTTCAGCTGCCACGAAATTTATTGAGATGATCGAAAACCAAGAAATTTAATTTTATTGGTTTATCGCCAATTCAAAAATCCCCTACAAAAACAACTGTTTTTGTAGGGGATTTTGTGTCAATCATGGAATTAGTCTAAAAAGTATCCTTTTAATTTTTCGACTAATTCTTGGCTTTGAGCATTCAAGCCTTCTATTTCAACCTGTTTATTTTGTGCTTTAAGTTTTTGGATTACTTTGATGATCGCTTCTACACTGGAATCATCCCAGATATGCGAATGCGTAAAGTCCAAAATAATCAAATCTTCTTGAATAGGTTCTGCGAAAGCTTGTGTAAAGTCATGAGTAGAAGCAAAAAATAATTGCCCATGAATCTTAAAACGATTATTTTCTTTTACAACATAGACTAAAGAGATTTTCGTCATAAAGACTATAGCACTTAAGACAACTCCTGCGATAATTCCGATGGCTAGATTATGTGTGTAGACAACGATTCCTACAGTAATCAGCATAATAGCTCCTTCGGTGATGTGCATCGTTTTGAGATACTGGAAACTTTTCCAATCAAATGTGGCAATAGCGACAGTGATCATAATTCCAATTAAGGCTGCTGTAGGGATTTGAATCATCAGTCCTTTTAAAACGACGATTAAAAACAAAAGAAAAGAGCCGGCCGCAAAAGTCGACAAACGTTTTCGTCCACCTGATTTAACGTTGATAACAGCTTGTCCAATCATGGCACAACCAGCAGGACCGCCTAAGAAACCAGT is a genomic window of Carnobacterium sp. CP1 containing:
- a CDS encoding GyrI-like domain-containing protein, translated to MKYEWRKKDKNIYLPKEQPTIVTLPKIQYLMIEGEGNPNGSGFSQTIEALYAYSYALKMSPRKGIETAGYYDYTVFPLEAFWDSKVPVVKGAPLDKDQLLYCIMIRQPEFITEMLVEKVEETVAKKVPKEMRDRVFLRSLEEGRNLQILHVGSYDDEPRSFQRMSDYCDEQGLERIGHVHKEIYLSDARKVAPDKLKTVLRFPIK
- a CDS encoding coenzyme F420-0:L-glutamate ligase — translated: MERVVGTVTRGLRCPIVNEGDRIEEIVMESVLAASESEGFQILDKDIVAITESIVARAQGNYATTDQIAQDIQTKFGQETIGVIFPILSRNRFGNCLRGIAKGAKKIVLMLSYPADEVGNHLVDLDMLDEKGVNPWTDVLTEEEFRNHFGYKKHAFTGIDYIEFYKSLIEEAGAECEIIFSNNPRTILDYTKNVLTCDIHTRNRTKKILKANGGEKIYSLDNVLAESIDGSGYNEEFGLLGSNTATEDSIKLFPRNCQPVVDQIQHMLKEKTGKNVEVMVYGDGAFKDPVGMIWELADPVVSPAYTSGLEGTPSEVKLKYLADNNFADLRGEELKQAISSFIDNKDVDLVGSNETLGTTPRQLTDLIGSLADLTSGSGDKGTPIVFIQGYFDNYTN
- a CDS encoding LysR family transcriptional regulator, whose protein sequence is MVSKLDLYKVFCTVGKSESFSQAAKDMYMTQPAVSQAIRQLEKELEIRLFNRTPKGVTLTHDGLLLFEYANSALNLLRIGEEKMVESKNLMAGELRIGVGDTISRYFLLPYLEAFHNSYPQIKFKIFNGTTLELSALLKSGEVDIIICNFPLNDPALELRPCLEIQDIFVCGEKYKSRLTKPLTLTEVAAFPSILLEPKSISRKYVEDYLLTKGIKISPEFELGSHDLLLEFAKINLGIACVTKEFSQEYLTKGLVYEVPLVEEIPQRNIGACSLKSVPLSSAATKFIEMIENQEI
- a CDS encoding STAS domain-containing protein, with the protein product MTKISLVYVVKENNRFKIHGQLFFASTHDFTQAFAEPIQEDLIILDFTHSHIWDDSSVEAIIKVIQKLKAQNKQVEIEGLNAQSQELVEKLKGYFLD